The Paenibacillus tianjinensis genome has a window encoding:
- a CDS encoding M42 family metallopeptidase has translation MNQETMDLFKTLTEFPAAPGFERELRAYVKDAMLPYTDEFVQDRLGSLFGVLRGEENGPKIMVAGHFDEVGFMVTGITGNGMIRFQPLGGWLASAVASQRLQIITPKGTLTGVVGSTPIHLLSPEERNKTGDISKMYLDIGADSREEAESFGVKPGQQILPICPFTPLANPKKIMAKAWDNRYGVGLAIELVKALQGKKLPNTVYAGATVQEEAGLRGARTAANLLAPDIFFGLDASAAADMTGDRQAFGQLGQGALLRIYDPTMITHRGLIEYVQDTADTHRIKYQYFVSQGGTDAGQVHVSGIGVPSAVIGICSRYIHTASSVIHSDDYEAAKELLIKLVEGLDRTTLQTILENS, from the coding sequence ATGAACCAAGAAACGATGGACTTATTTAAAACACTGACCGAATTCCCCGCAGCTCCGGGCTTCGAGCGTGAACTGCGCGCTTACGTCAAGGATGCTATGTTACCTTATACGGATGAGTTCGTGCAGGACCGGCTGGGAAGCCTTTTCGGCGTACTGCGCGGCGAAGAAAACGGCCCCAAAATTATGGTCGCCGGTCATTTTGACGAAGTAGGCTTCATGGTCACCGGTATTACAGGCAACGGAATGATCCGGTTTCAGCCGCTTGGCGGCTGGCTGGCGTCGGCAGTGGCGTCACAGCGGCTGCAGATCATTACCCCGAAGGGCACGCTGACTGGTGTGGTCGGCAGCACGCCGATCCATCTGCTAAGCCCGGAGGAACGTAACAAAACCGGCGATATCAGCAAAATGTATCTGGATATCGGTGCAGACAGCCGGGAAGAAGCTGAGAGCTTCGGCGTGAAGCCAGGCCAGCAGATCCTGCCGATCTGCCCGTTTACACCACTGGCCAATCCGAAGAAAATTATGGCCAAGGCTTGGGACAACCGCTATGGCGTGGGCCTCGCGATTGAACTGGTCAAGGCGCTGCAGGGTAAAAAGCTGCCGAACACGGTCTATGCCGGTGCTACGGTGCAGGAAGAGGCTGGCCTCCGCGGCGCGCGCACCGCAGCCAACCTGCTGGCACCGGACATTTTCTTCGGCCTGGATGCCAGTGCCGCCGCCGACATGACCGGCGACCGCCAGGCCTTCGGCCAGCTCGGCCAAGGCGCACTGCTGCGGATTTATGATCCGACCATGATTACCCACCGCGGACTGATTGAGTACGTCCAGGATACAGCAGATACCCACCGGATCAAGTACCAGTATTTCGTTTCCCAGGGCGGAACGGATGCCGGCCAGGTACATGTCAGCGGGATCGGCGTTCCGTCTGCGGTAATCGGAATTTGCTCCCGCTACATCCATACCGCTTCGTCTGTGATTCACAGCGATGATTACGAGGCGGCCAAGGAGCTGCTGATCAAGCTCGTTGAAGGACTGGACCGCACCACGCTCCAGACCATCCTAGAGAACAGCTAA
- the spoVAC gene encoding stage V sporulation protein AC, with the protein MPAKTKKTGVKLRLDTMTPQDYEKLSKPFVPSRPVFKNCIRAFLSGGLICVLGQGIQEAFMAIFDMTSREASSPTVAVLILISVILTSFGVYDKLAQWCGAGTAVPVTGFANSMCSAALEHRAEGLVLGVGGNMFKLAGSVIVFGVVAAFVVGVVYAIMGWGGSH; encoded by the coding sequence TTGCCGGCAAAAACCAAAAAAACCGGTGTCAAGCTGCGGCTTGACACCATGACTCCACAGGACTATGAGAAATTGTCCAAGCCTTTTGTGCCTTCCCGTCCGGTATTCAAAAACTGCATCCGGGCCTTTCTGTCGGGAGGTTTGATCTGTGTGCTGGGACAAGGGATCCAGGAGGCGTTCATGGCTATCTTTGATATGACCTCCCGCGAAGCCTCAAGCCCCACGGTAGCGGTGCTGATACTTATTTCCGTGATTCTGACCAGCTTTGGCGTATATGATAAATTAGCCCAGTGGTGCGGAGCCGGGACTGCGGTGCCTGTTACAGGTTTCGCCAACAGCATGTGCTCCGCGGCGCTGGAACACCGTGCAGAGGGTCTGGTGCTCGGGGTAGGCGGAAATATGTTCAAGCTGGCCGGCTCCGTCATTGTGTTTGGTGTGGTTGCTGCGTTTGTGGTCGGTGTAGTGTACGCCATTATGGGCTGGGGAGGTTCGCACTAA